One window of the Lactobacillus sp. PV034 genome contains the following:
- the yajC gene encoding preprotein translocase subunit YajC, which yields MNLFYLANTAAKGGNNMFMWIIFIALIAFSYFFVMRPQKKMQQQKQQMEAGLKPGDRVMMSSGLYGTIDTVNKQENTVVIDADGIYLTYNIRAIAKVVKSGTTVTKTQMENAAKEDSTENEESSSENQKDE from the coding sequence TTGAATTTATTTTATTTAGCTAATACAGCTGCTAAGGGCGGCAATAATATGTTTATGTGGATTATCTTCATTGCATTGATTGCTTTTTCATATTTCTTTGTAATGCGTCCACAAAAGAAAATGCAACAACAAAAACAACAAATGGAAGCAGGTTTAAAACCTGGTGATCGCGTAATGATGTCAAGCGGTCTTTATGGAACAATTGATACTGTAAATAAACAAGAAAATACTGTAGTAATTGATGCAGATGGCATTTATTTAACTTATAATATTCGTGCCATTGCTAAAGTAGTTAAGTCTGGAACTACTGTGACTAAGACACAAATGGAAAATGCAGCCAAAGAAGATTCTACTGAGAATGAGGAATCAAGTAGTGAAAACCAAAAAGATGAATAA